From a single Papilio machaon chromosome 19, ilPapMach1.1, whole genome shotgun sequence genomic region:
- the LOC106715208 gene encoding LIM and SH3 domain protein Lasp isoform X3 yields MNKTCARCEKTVYPTEELKCLDKVWHKGCFKCQECGMTLNMRTYKGYGKLPYCEAHVPKAKHTTMAETPELKRIAENTKLQSNVKYHADFEKSKGKFTQVADDPETLRIKANTKIISNVAYHGDLAKKAAMEKQRQINENGELVGGQQVTQQQSRQIGRVTDLDPLAAEQPRPNNNHHPTNQRVYIAMYDYEANDSDEVSFREGDYISNVTSIDEGWMTGEVLRTGRTGMLPANYVELAPAPPHHYAN; encoded by the exons ATGAATAAAACTTGTGCAAGGTGCGAGAAAACAGTATATCCTACAGAggaactaaaatgtttggataaG GTGTGGCATAAAGGTTGCTTCAAATGCCAGGAATGTGGCATGACACTGAACATGCGTACCTACAAGGGCTACGGTAAACTTCCATACTGTGAAGC TCACGTGCCGAAAGCGAAACACACAACAATGGCGGAGACGCCGGAGCTGAAACGGATAGCGGAGAACACAAAGTTACAGAGCAACGTTAAGTATCACGCTGACTTTGAGAAGAGTAAGGGCAAGTTTACACAG GTAGCAGATGATCCAGAAACGCTAAGAATCAAAGCGAacactaaaattataagtaatgtGGCATACCATGGCGACCTGGCCAAGAAGGCGGCCATGGAGAAGCAGCGGCAGATCAACGAGAATGGAGAGCTGGTTG GAGGTCAGCAGGTGACGCAGCAACAGAGCCGGCAGATAGGACGTGTCACCGATCTAGACCCGCTGGCCGCAGAGCAACCGCGCCCCAACAACAACCACCATCCCACGAACCAG aGAGTGTACATCGCGATGTATGACTACGAAGCGAATGATAGCGACGAA gTATCGTTCCGCGAGGGCGATTACATATCGAATGTGACGTCAATTGACGAGGGTTGGATGACGGGCGAGGTGTTGCGTACTGGACGTACCGGCATGCTGCCCGCCAACTATGTGGAGCTTGCGCCCGCGCCGCCACATCACTACGCCAACTAG
- the LOC106715208 gene encoding LIM and SH3 domain protein Lasp isoform X2, translating into MNKTCARCEKTVYPTEELKCLDKVWHKGCFKCQECGMTLNMRTYKGYGKLPYCEAHVPKAKHTTMAETPELKRIAENTKLQSNVKYHADFEKSKGKFTQVADDPETLRIKANTKIISNVAYHGDLAKKAAMEKQRQINENGELVDVATNDNYHQQIDNYATEMLPPSQPTNQPQKNHYQPPPQQPQPPRQYQEQYRPQKQEEYSYQYQKYDVSDQYQNHGNQYAYGQYQQNYGANTQPKIGRIQDYDPLSDGPRAPPNIQHASATVIYNSTRDGKQRGGQQVTQQQSRQIGRVTDLDPLAAEQPRPNNNHHPTNQRVYIAMYDYEANDSDEVSFREGDYISNVTSIDEGWMTGEVLRTGRTGMLPANYVELAPAPPHHYAN; encoded by the exons ATGAATAAAACTTGTGCAAGGTGCGAGAAAACAGTATATCCTACAGAggaactaaaatgtttggataaG GTGTGGCATAAAGGTTGCTTCAAATGCCAGGAATGTGGCATGACACTGAACATGCGTACCTACAAGGGCTACGGTAAACTTCCATACTGTGAAGC TCACGTGCCGAAAGCGAAACACACAACAATGGCGGAGACGCCGGAGCTGAAACGGATAGCGGAGAACACAAAGTTACAGAGCAACGTTAAGTATCACGCTGACTTTGAGAAGAGTAAGGGCAAGTTTACACAG GTAGCAGATGATCCAGAAACGCTAAGAATCAAAGCGAacactaaaattataagtaatgtGGCATACCATGGCGACCTGGCCAAGAAGGCGGCCATGGAGAAGCAGCGGCAGATCAACGAGAATGGAGAGCTGGTTG ATGTCGCCACAAACGACAATTATCACCAACAAATCGATAATTACGCCACGGAAATGCTACCACCGAGTCAACCGACGAACCAGCCCCAAAAGAACCACTACCAGCCCCCACCACAACAACCACAACCACCTAGACAATACCAAGAGCAATACAGACCGCAGAAACAGGAAGAATATTCGTATCAATACCAGAAGTACGATGTATCAGACCAGTACCAGAATCATGGGAATCAGTACGCGTACGGTCAATACCAACAGAACTACGGCGCGAATACACAACCCAAGATCGGTAGAATTCAAGATTACGACCCCTTGAGCGATGGACCCCGCGCTCCCCCCAATATACAGCACGCCTCCGCCACTGTCATATACAACAGCACAAGGGATGGCAAGCAGAGAG GAGGTCAGCAGGTGACGCAGCAACAGAGCCGGCAGATAGGACGTGTCACCGATCTAGACCCGCTGGCCGCAGAGCAACCGCGCCCCAACAACAACCACCATCCCACGAACCAG aGAGTGTACATCGCGATGTATGACTACGAAGCGAATGATAGCGACGAA gTATCGTTCCGCGAGGGCGATTACATATCGAATGTGACGTCAATTGACGAGGGTTGGATGACGGGCGAGGTGTTGCGTACTGGACGTACCGGCATGCTGCCCGCCAACTATGTGGAGCTTGCGCCCGCGCCGCCACATCACTACGCCAACTAG
- the LOC106715208 gene encoding LIM and SH3 domain protein Lasp isoform X1 — MNKTCARCEKTVYPTEELKCLDKVWHKGCFKCQECGMTLNMRTYKGYGKLPYCEAHVPKAKHTTMAETPELKRIAENTKLQSNVKYHADFEKSKGKFTQVADDPETLRIKANTKIISNVAYHGDLAKKAAMEKQRQINENGELVDVATNDNYHQQIDNYATEMLPPSQPTNQPQKNHYQPPPQQPQPPRQYQEQYRPQKQEEYSYQYQKYDVSDQYQNHGNQYAYGQYQQNYGANTQPKIGRIQDYDPLSDGPRAPPNIQHASATVIYNSTRDGKQRAGGQQVTQQQSRQIGRVTDLDPLAAEQPRPNNNHHPTNQRVYIAMYDYEANDSDEVSFREGDYISNVTSIDEGWMTGEVLRTGRTGMLPANYVELAPAPPHHYAN; from the exons ATGAATAAAACTTGTGCAAGGTGCGAGAAAACAGTATATCCTACAGAggaactaaaatgtttggataaG GTGTGGCATAAAGGTTGCTTCAAATGCCAGGAATGTGGCATGACACTGAACATGCGTACCTACAAGGGCTACGGTAAACTTCCATACTGTGAAGC TCACGTGCCGAAAGCGAAACACACAACAATGGCGGAGACGCCGGAGCTGAAACGGATAGCGGAGAACACAAAGTTACAGAGCAACGTTAAGTATCACGCTGACTTTGAGAAGAGTAAGGGCAAGTTTACACAG GTAGCAGATGATCCAGAAACGCTAAGAATCAAAGCGAacactaaaattataagtaatgtGGCATACCATGGCGACCTGGCCAAGAAGGCGGCCATGGAGAAGCAGCGGCAGATCAACGAGAATGGAGAGCTGGTTG ATGTCGCCACAAACGACAATTATCACCAACAAATCGATAATTACGCCACGGAAATGCTACCACCGAGTCAACCGACGAACCAGCCCCAAAAGAACCACTACCAGCCCCCACCACAACAACCACAACCACCTAGACAATACCAAGAGCAATACAGACCGCAGAAACAGGAAGAATATTCGTATCAATACCAGAAGTACGATGTATCAGACCAGTACCAGAATCATGGGAATCAGTACGCGTACGGTCAATACCAACAGAACTACGGCGCGAATACACAACCCAAGATCGGTAGAATTCAAGATTACGACCCCTTGAGCGATGGACCCCGCGCTCCCCCCAATATACAGCACGCCTCCGCCACTGTCATATACAACAGCACAAGGGATGGCAAGCAGAGAG CAGGAGGTCAGCAGGTGACGCAGCAACAGAGCCGGCAGATAGGACGTGTCACCGATCTAGACCCGCTGGCCGCAGAGCAACCGCGCCCCAACAACAACCACCATCCCACGAACCAG aGAGTGTACATCGCGATGTATGACTACGAAGCGAATGATAGCGACGAA gTATCGTTCCGCGAGGGCGATTACATATCGAATGTGACGTCAATTGACGAGGGTTGGATGACGGGCGAGGTGTTGCGTACTGGACGTACCGGCATGCTGCCCGCCAACTATGTGGAGCTTGCGCCCGCGCCGCCACATCACTACGCCAACTAG
- the LOC106715261 gene encoding coiled-coil domain-containing protein 13 yields the protein MTSVKKVNLKDEKLADLAEKIDVTDEMKLKMLAALDHPEPDDVLYPPELNAHLIEQLKVMTCENNELRKLIFTRDEEVKELNKTVTDLNQRIRDIISGTGPAISSKSAGIISAKITDLCKQNRHLIAELEGYKTKNGALERKIMQLDLMNKETEKLDICACKDDTTDANFDELQELNNKLAVVNKKLFDSKNKNLELKNDILIATKILQQELGDKFISIKELQRDLAGWKGRAQQIVCLQARINDLEEKLNGKHKDLIEAKKKDQSQIIRELEMKRKKEVDAAMKDFQSLKEENQDLKKKLDGARCRIKNLECDSLSLRQKMQTFVEKSNHDDLLINEQRNQIKTLELYYQELLKENTNTINKMKYDMEESNKLMKNSEEKIGALQKQAVEKSIKIEELRGQLAKYEECSLQNIFYTPMKLASDNEIKKLSELVNMLNERLDSERRKWDELEAAHRKLKEKKKRLEKKVFILEDEIKIMRDSRRPSRSSKTSVIKEQIDAKHFAFGKKQSSIATIAEKPSSSPSFETEDANNYESLDKEEIKFKLELTEEKLKMLEDKLKMVEEEKRDDIMHLTEMIQNSKQLFNEALAVLQKEKCVCS from the exons atgaCTTCGGTTAAAaaggttaatttaaaagacgagAAACTCGCAGATTTGGCAGAAAAAATAGACGTAACggatgaaatgaaattaaaaatgttagcaGCTCTCGACCACCCAGAGCCTGATGATGTTCTTTATCCACCAGAACTAAATGCTCATTTAATTGAGCAATTGAAG gtaaTGACTTGTGAGAATAACGAGTTGCGAAAGTTAATCTTCACAAGAGATGAAGAAGTTAAGgaactaaataaaacagtgACCGATCTAAATCAGCGAATACGTGATATCATTTCTGGCACTGGGCCTGCTATATCTTCGAAATCTGCAGGCATAATAAGTGCCAAAATAACTGATTTATGCAAACAAAATAGACATTTGATAGCTGAACTAGAAggttataaaactaaaaacggTGCGTTGGAACGAAAAATAATGCAACTTGATTTGATGAATAAAGAAACTGAGAAATTAGATATTTGTGCATGTAAGGACGATACAACTGATGCAAACTTCGATGAGCTACAAGAACTGAACAATAAGCTTGCAGTTGttaacaaaaaactatttgacagtaaaaacaaaaatttagaacttaaaaatgacattttaattgcAACAAAAATCCTGCAACAAGAACTAGGCGATAAGTTTATTAGTATTAAAGAATTACAGCGCGATTTAGCAGGTTGGAAGGGTAGAGCTCAGCAAATAGTGTGTTTGCAAGCAAGAATTAATGATTTGGAGGAAAAGTTAAACGGTAAACATAAAGATTTGATTGAAGCCAAAAAAAAGGACCAGAGTCAG ataataaGGGAGTTAGAAATGAAAAGAAAGAAGGAAGTAGACGCCGCTATGAAAGATTTTCAATcgttaaaagaagaaaatcaggacttgaaaaaaaaattagatggcGCCAGgtgtagaataaaaaatttagaatgTGATTCACTATCATTGAGACAAAAAATGCAAACATTTGTTGAAAAAAGTAATCATGatgatttgttaataaatgaaCAGAGA AATCAAATTAAAACTCTAGAACTGTATTACCAAGAACTTTTGAAAGAGAATACTAACACAATTAACAAGATGAAATACGATATGGAAGAATCTAATAAACTGATGAAAAATTCGGAAGAAAAAATTGGTGCATTACAAAAACAAGCAGTAgagaaatcaataaaaattgaagAACTTAGGGGTCAGCTCGCTAAATACGAAGAATGTTCcttgcaaaatatattttacactcCTATGAAATTGGCCTctgataatgaaattaaaaaactctCTGAACTTGTAAACATGTTAAACGAGCGTCTGGATTCCGAAAGGCGTAAATGGGATGAATTGGAAGCTGCTCATAGAAAgctgaaagaaaaaaagaaaaggttGGAGAAGAAAGTATTTATTCTAGAAgacgaaattaaaattatgaggGACTCTAGAAGGCCATCAAGAAGTTCCAAAACGTCAGTTATTAAAGAACAAATTGATGCAAAACATTTTGCGTTTGGAAAGAAGCAATCTTCAATTGCTACAATTGCTGAAAAACCCAGTTCAAGTCCATCATTTGAAACAGAGGATGCTAATAATTATGAAAGCTTGGATAAagaggaaataaaatttaaattagagttaacagaagaaaaattaaaaatgttggaAGATAAGCTAAAGATGGTAGAAGAAGAAAAGAGAGATGATATTATGCATTTGACAGAAATGATACAAAACTCAAAGCAATTGTTTAACGAAGCTTTAGCGGTATTACAAAAGGAGAAGTGTGTTTGTTCCTAA